One genomic window of Prochlorococcus marinus CUG1416 includes the following:
- a CDS encoding CP12 domain-containing protein translates to MKSIDEHIQKDQSEIESAKAEGNLPKVRHLTEELKELEEYKDHHPEDKHDPNALELFCDANPDEPECLVYDD, encoded by the coding sequence ATGAAATCCATTGACGAACACATCCAAAAAGATCAATCGGAAATCGAATCTGCTAAAGCAGAGGGCAATCTTCCAAAGGTCAGACATTTAACTGAAGAACTAAAAGAACTCGAAGAGTATAAGGATCATCATCCAGAGGATAAACATGATCCAAATGCTTTGGAATTATTTTGTGATGCCAACCCAGATGAACCAGAATGTCTTGTTTA